Proteins from a genomic interval of bacterium:
- a CDS encoding F0F1 ATP synthase subunit epsilon codes for MAEGKLTIEIVTPEKRIASAKVDEVTAPGFRGEFGALPRHTPYLCQLEVGVLSYRIGSGRYFVSIGGGYAEVGPEKVTILASEAEKAEDINIDRAKAAMQRAQERLSGQKTEQSFDFSRAEASLKRAITRISVARQSGMG; via the coding sequence ATGGCCGAGGGAAAGCTGACGATCGAAATCGTTACTCCGGAGAAGCGCATTGCCTCGGCCAAGGTGGACGAGGTCACCGCGCCGGGTTTCCGCGGTGAGTTTGGCGCGCTTCCGCGGCACACCCCCTACCTCTGCCAGCTGGAAGTGGGCGTTCTTTCCTACCGCATCGGAAGCGGGAGGTATTTCGTCAGCATCGGGGGCGGATACGCCGAAGTCGGTCCCGAGAAAGTGACGATTTTGGCCAGCGAGGCCGAAAAGGCCGAGGATATCAATATCGATCGGGCGAAAGCTGCCATGCAGCGCGCCCAAGAGCGGCTTTCCGGCCAAAAAACAGAGCAATCATTTGATTTTTCCCGGGCCGAGGCTTCCCTTAAGCGGGCCATCACGCGGATCTCCGTCGCGCGCCAAAGCGGGATGGGGTAA